From Solidesulfovibrio carbinoliphilus subsp. oakridgensis, the proteins below share one genomic window:
- the ybgF gene encoding tol-pal system protein YbgF — MKTRPTKNPILAAALVAVVLGGCAPAKRSDVPAPLNTPADMWAELENTKGEVRRLNAKVEELTLQVQANQKDPEMAGRVARLEGNVNRLASQLAIDVGGGGAAPQADGGAMTAAPQPQAGYAQQQPGYGQPQPGYAQPQAGYGQGPAATAGSAGTDDEDVQIPPYRPQGGYAAPVQPAPAPQAPAAAAPPAAEPQNPADAVYAKGLASFNAKQYQQALGIFQEFARNFKTSPLMPNALFWTGECYFQLGDFANAALSYQEVVEKYPKSAKHADALFKRGVAFQKLGNAGAAKLSFKEVIDKYPDSAFAARAKTMMPK, encoded by the coding sequence ATGAAGACCCGTCCGACAAAAAATCCGATCCTGGCCGCCGCCCTGGTCGCCGTCGTGCTCGGCGGCTGCGCTCCGGCCAAACGTTCCGACGTTCCGGCGCCGCTCAATACTCCGGCCGACATGTGGGCCGAACTCGAAAACACCAAGGGCGAAGTCCGGCGCCTGAACGCCAAGGTCGAGGAACTGACCTTGCAAGTGCAGGCCAACCAGAAAGATCCTGAAATGGCCGGGCGGGTCGCCCGCCTGGAAGGCAACGTCAATCGCCTGGCTTCCCAGTTGGCCATCGACGTGGGCGGCGGCGGTGCCGCGCCCCAGGCCGATGGCGGCGCCATGACCGCCGCGCCCCAGCCGCAGGCCGGCTACGCCCAACAGCAGCCGGGCTACGGGCAGCCGCAGCCCGGGTATGCCCAGCCCCAGGCCGGTTACGGTCAGGGCCCGGCCGCCACGGCGGGGAGCGCGGGCACGGACGACGAGGACGTGCAGATCCCGCCCTACCGTCCCCAGGGAGGCTACGCCGCGCCGGTCCAGCCGGCGCCTGCGCCCCAGGCCCCGGCCGCTGCCGCGCCGCCGGCGGCCGAGCCGCAAAACCCGGCCGACGCCGTGTACGCCAAGGGGCTCGCCAGCTTCAACGCCAAGCAGTACCAGCAGGCGCTCGGCATCTTTCAGGAATTCGCCCGCAATTTCAAAACGAGCCCGCTTATGCCGAACGCGCTCTTCTGGACCGGCGAATGCTACTTCCAGCTCGGGGATTTCGCCAACGCCGCCCTGTCCTACCAGGAGGTCGTGGAAAAATACCCCAAGAGCGCCAAGCACGCCGACGCGCTCTTCAAGCGGGGTGTGGCCTTCCAGAAGCTCGGCAACGCCGGGGCGGCCAAATTGTCGTTTAAGGAAGTGATTGACAAATATCCGGATTCCGCCTTCGCCGCCCGGGCCAAAACCATGATGCCCAAGTAG
- a CDS encoding PilZ domain-containing protein: protein MEEKRTFMRIPTRLTGHLRLLPGPDDMPVFRETPLLGSGNCPLDPREAGMSESLYTILCSINSKLDMLLSMQSRDQLETDFPVPMTIIEISGAGVRFSTPEPMALDQYVEAVVVLSRFPLRMAGAVGRIVRQDTVDEQPVYALDFTRIRERDLESIVQFVFQSQRDDLRGKKWD, encoded by the coding sequence GTGGAAGAAAAACGCACCTTCATGCGCATTCCCACGCGCCTCACCGGGCACCTGCGGCTGCTGCCGGGCCCGGACGACATGCCGGTCTTCCGGGAGACGCCACTGCTTGGCTCCGGCAACTGCCCGCTCGATCCGCGCGAGGCCGGCATGAGCGAAAGCCTCTATACCATCCTCTGCTCGATCAACTCCAAGCTCGACATGCTGCTCTCCATGCAGAGCCGGGACCAGCTCGAAACCGATTTCCCGGTGCCCATGACCATCATCGAGATCAGCGGCGCGGGCGTGCGGTTTTCCACACCGGAGCCAATGGCCCTGGACCAGTATGTGGAAGCCGTCGTCGTGCTGTCGCGGTTTCCCCTGCGCATGGCCGGGGCCGTGGGCCGGATCGTCCGCCAGGACACCGTTGACGAACAGCCTGTCTATGCCCTTGATTTCACGCGTATTCGGGAACGGGATCTGGAAAGCATCGTGCAATTCGTCTTCCAAAGCCAGCGCGACGATCTGCGCGGCAAAAAATGGGACTGA
- a CDS encoding NIL domain-containing protein: METPHDKKLRKVVYLTFPPESSNKPVVCDLARVYGLGFSILKAQITPRHEGQMTMEITGDAASYDAGMAYLKEQGIGVAPAAQRISRDEAGCIHCGMCTALCPTRALALNIGTRLVEFDDEACSACGMCTKVCPVAAMEILLENGAM; the protein is encoded by the coding sequence ATGGAAACGCCTCACGACAAGAAACTGCGGAAGGTCGTCTATCTGACCTTCCCGCCCGAGTCCTCGAACAAGCCCGTGGTCTGCGACCTGGCCCGGGTCTACGGCCTTGGCTTCAGCATCCTGAAGGCCCAGATCACCCCGCGCCACGAAGGCCAGATGACCATGGAGATCACGGGCGATGCCGCATCCTACGACGCGGGCATGGCCTACCTGAAGGAACAGGGCATCGGCGTGGCCCCGGCGGCCCAGCGCATCTCCCGGGACGAGGCGGGGTGCATCCACTGCGGCATGTGCACGGCCCTTTGCCCGACACGGGCCCTGGCCCTCAATATCGGCACACGGCTGGTGGAATTCGACGACGAAGCCTGCTCGGCCTGCGGCATGTGCACCAAGGTCTGCCCCGTTGCGGCCATGGAGATCCTGCTCGAAAACGGCGCCATGTAG
- a CDS encoding PLD nuclease N-terminal domain-containing protein, with translation MILPDLPSMAPGQLALLITLLVLAILPNYIAIWQSFHREFPTPLERMFWFLLAIFVPLLGGIAYLIWGRKRGRKTS, from the coding sequence ATGATCCTGCCCGATCTGCCCTCCATGGCCCCCGGCCAGCTGGCCCTTTTGATCACGCTTTTAGTGTTGGCGATCCTTCCCAATTACATCGCGATATGGCAAAGTTTCCACCGCGAGTTTCCGACACCCCTGGAAAGGATGTTCTGGTTTCTCCTGGCCATCTTCGTCCCACTGCTGGGAGGAATCGCGTATCTCATCTGGGGACGCAAACGAGGTCGCAAGACATCATGA
- the lspA gene encoding signal peptidase II produces MRASYKLAGPIALGLVLLDQATKLWIQNHMVLYTTRPVIPDFFNIVYVLNRGAAFGFLNRSDIAWQTYFFFAATALAVMIIVHLLRMARDDDKLLVMGLGSILGGAIGNLIDRIKTGQVVDFLDFYWKSYHWPAFNVADIAIFLGSLALLVAFYRMRRPASGR; encoded by the coding sequence ATGCGTGCAAGCTACAAACTCGCCGGGCCCATCGCCCTCGGCCTGGTCCTTCTGGACCAGGCCACCAAGCTCTGGATCCAGAACCACATGGTCCTTTACACGACCCGCCCGGTCATCCCGGACTTTTTCAACATCGTCTACGTGCTGAACCGCGGCGCGGCCTTCGGTTTTTTAAACCGCTCGGACATCGCCTGGCAGACCTATTTCTTCTTTGCGGCCACGGCCCTCGCCGTCATGATCATCGTCCACCTCCTGCGCATGGCCCGGGACGACGACAAGCTCCTCGTCATGGGACTCGGTTCCATCCTCGGCGGAGCCATCGGCAACCTGATCGACCGCATCAAGACCGGCCAGGTCGTGGATTTTCTGGACTTCTACTGGAAAAGCTACCACTGGCCGGCCTTCAACGTGGCCGACATCGCCATTTTCCTCGGCTCCCTGGCCCTGCTCGTGGCTTTTTACCGCATGCGCCGTCCCGCCTCCGGCCGATAA